In one window of Leguminivora glycinivorella isolate SPB_JAAS2020 chromosome 10, LegGlyc_1.1, whole genome shotgun sequence DNA:
- the LOC125230103 gene encoding uncharacterized protein LOC125230103 encodes MEIEALSEKPEEAYAEREQIESQFFVLVSTARLLLSPTVQASGDRAGSGCGAASTSCCAGAGRQDFVRLPKIDLPHFDGNYQHWLGFRDTYISLIHNNPSINDISKFHYLRASLKGCAAIVIQSLDFSSDNYHKAWQLVSERFDNPRLLINNHIQALFNLEPMQRESSCLLRGMVDVTNKNLRALSTLGEPTDHWDTLVIYIMSKKLDAVTKREWEEHRNLLTGSPTLQQYITFLNNRADLLESLGSDNFNKVSNNCEKTSKHKLQSHNEPQKLHSYLTTTNNNKSYRQLVCPYCTQDHFLFKCESFRKLDVDSRINKVNSYSVCKNCLRPGHLDKQCVLSHCKYCKHKHNTLLHKDIEKEPSSSDVPMPAVHFSGHIQTKLFNPTETSGLLSTALVHVSDANGVLHEARLLLDNGASPNFVTRDLCGQLGLATHCAGATITGINEQSSHCPESCDITIHSLHNKYKTTVSCYVAEVINKSLPPSRIDLRNIPIPAGITLADPSFYEPSVIDILVGAEVFWDVLGTARIKLGKHKTQLRETSLGWIVCGSIPAYCKNTNPSYFCSFLRHDEEINPTRCLVQDSGQRLFHR; translated from the coding sequence ATGGAGATCGAAGCGTTATCTGAGAAGCCCGAGGAGGCGTACGCGGAGCGGGAGCAGATTGAAAGCCAGTTCTTTGTGTTGGTCTCGACTGCTCGACTTCTTTTGAGTCCGACGGTGCAGGCGAGCGGCGACCGGGCCGGCTCCGGCTGCGGAGCGGCTTCCACGTCATGCTGCGCCGGCGCCGGCCGGCAGGACTTCGTTCGTCTGCCCAAGATCGACCTGCCTCACTTCGATGGGAACTATCAGCATTGGCTCGGATTTAGAGATACGTATATTTcccttattcataataatcCCTCAATAAACGACATTAGCAAATTTCACTATCTTCGTGCATCTTTAAAAGGCTGTGCCGCCATTGTTATTCAAAGTCTTGATTTTAGCAGTGATAATTATCATAAAGCATGGCAATTAGTGTCGGAGCGGTTTGATAACCCGCGCCTCTTAATAAATAATCATATCCAGGCCCTGTTTAACCTTGAACCTATGCAACGTGAGTCGAGCTGTTTGTTACGTGGCATGGTGGACGTGACAAACAAAAACTTGCGTGCGCTCAGTACTTTAGGAGAACCTACCGATCATTGGGACAcgttagttatttatataaTGTCTAAGAAGTTAGATGCAGTAACTAAGCGTGAATGGGAAGAGCACAGGAACCTGTTAACAGGTTCGCCGACGTTGCAGCAATACATTACATTTCTAAATAACAGGGCCGACTTATTAGAGTCTCTTGGCAGTGATAACTTTAATAAAGTTAGTAACAATTGCGAAAAAACATCAAAACATAAATTGCAGTCGCATAACGAGCCGCAAAAATTACATAGTTATCTTACAActactaataataataagtctTATCGTCAACTCGTTTGCCCTTATTGCACACAGGatcattttttgtttaaatgtgAATCGTTCCGTAAATTAGATGTCGACAGCAGGATAAATAAAGTCAACAGTTACTCAGTATGTAAAAACTGTCTTCGGCCGGGACACTTAGATAAGCAATGTGTGTTATCTCATTGCAAATActgtaaacataaacataatacTCTTTTACATAAGGACATTGAAAAAGAGCCTTCTAGCAGTGACGTTCCGATGCCAGCAGTTCATTTTAGCGGCCACATACAAACTAAACTGTTCAACCCTACTGAGACTTCCGGACTACTGTCCACAGCGTTGGTGCACGTGAGTGACGCGAATGGGGTGCTGCATGAGGCGCGTCTGCTCCTGGACAACGGTGCTTCCCCCAACTTTGTGACGCGTGATCTGTGCGGGCAGCTCGGCCTAGCGACACACTGCGCTGGAGCTACGATCACAGGTATCAATGAGCAGTCTTCACATTGTCCGGAGTCTTGTGATATTACTATTCATTCACTTCATAACAAATATAAGACGACCGTTAGCTGTTACGTTGCGgaggtaataaataaatcactgCCGCCGAGTCGCATAGATCTTAGAAATATACCTATTCCTGCCGGCATCACATTGGCAGACCCTTCATTTTACGAGCCTTCCGTTATCGATATATTGGTCGGGGCGGAAGTGTTTTGGGACGTCTTAGGTACTGCGCGTATTAAATTAGGTAAACATAAAACTCAACTACGTGAAACATCGTTAGGTTGGATCGTGTGCGGATCCATACCTGCCTATTGTAAAAATACGAACCCATCATATTTTTGTTCGTTCCTCAGGCATGATGAGGAGATAAATCCTACACGTTGCTTGGTGCAAGACTCCGGGCAAAGGTTATTTCATCGATGA